The following coding sequences are from one Rattus norvegicus strain BN/NHsdMcwi chromosome 11, GRCr8, whole genome shotgun sequence window:
- the Dgcr6 gene encoding protein DGCR6 isoform X2 produces the protein MDRYAGAGDEAADRARQQERHYQLLSALQSLVKELPSSFQQRLSYTTLSDLALALLDGTVFEIVQGLLEIQHLTEKSLYNQRLRLQNEHRVLRQTLRQKHLEAQQSCRPHNLPVLQAAQQRELEVMKHNVGMTRPVRKRLILPGNPRKSTSWCWG, from the exons ATGGACCGCTATGCGGGCGCCGGGGACGAGGCGGCGGACCGGGCCCGGCAGCAGGAGCGGCACTACCAGCTGCTGTCAGCGCTACAGAGCCTGGTCAAGGAACTGCCCAG CTCTTTTCAGCAGCGCCTGTCCTACACCACGCTCAGCGACTTAGCCCTGGCGCTGCTCGACGGAACGGTGTTTGAGATCGTACAGGGGCTTCTGGAGATCCAGCACCTCACCGAGAAGAGCCTCTACAACCAACGACTGCGGCTGCAGAACGAACACAGAG tgcTCAGACAGACTCTGAGGCAAAAGCATCTGGAAGCCCAGCAGTCCTGCCGGCCCCACAACTTGCCAGTGCTCCAGGCAGCCCAGCAGCGTGAGCTAGAG GTGATGAAGCACAATGTTGGGATGACGAGACCAGTCAGGAAGAGGCTTATCTTACCAGGGAACCCCAGGAAATCAACAAGCTGGTGTTGGGGGTGA
- the Dgcr6 gene encoding protein DGCR6 isoform X3: MDRYAGAGDEAADRARQQERHYQLLSALQSLVKELPSSFQQRLSYTTLSDLALALLDGTVFEIVQGLLEIQHLTEKSLYNQRLRLQNEHRVLRQTLRQKHLEAQQSCRPHNLPVLQAAQQRELEP; the protein is encoded by the exons ATGGACCGCTATGCGGGCGCCGGGGACGAGGCGGCGGACCGGGCCCGGCAGCAGGAGCGGCACTACCAGCTGCTGTCAGCGCTACAGAGCCTGGTCAAGGAACTGCCCAG CTCTTTTCAGCAGCGCCTGTCCTACACCACGCTCAGCGACTTAGCCCTGGCGCTGCTCGACGGAACGGTGTTTGAGATCGTACAGGGGCTTCTGGAGATCCAGCACCTCACCGAGAAGAGCCTCTACAACCAACGACTGCGGCTGCAGAACGAACACAGAG tgcTCAGACAGACTCTGAGGCAAAAGCATCTGGAAGCCCAGCAGTCCTGCCGGCCCCACAACTTGCCAGTGCTCCAGGCAGCCCAGCAGCGTGAGCTAGAG
- the Dgcr6 gene encoding protein DGCR6 isoform X4 — MDRYAGAGDEAADRARQQERHYQLLSALQSLVKELPSSFQQRLSYTTLSDLALALLDGTVFEIVQGLLEIQHLTEKSLYNQRLRLQNEHRGCWLLNTSVFTQSPCVMSYGRCPRQHS, encoded by the exons ATGGACCGCTATGCGGGCGCCGGGGACGAGGCGGCGGACCGGGCCCGGCAGCAGGAGCGGCACTACCAGCTGCTGTCAGCGCTACAGAGCCTGGTCAAGGAACTGCCCAG CTCTTTTCAGCAGCGCCTGTCCTACACCACGCTCAGCGACTTAGCCCTGGCGCTGCTCGACGGAACGGTGTTTGAGATCGTACAGGGGCTTCTGGAGATCCAGCACCTCACCGAGAAGAGCCTCTACAACCAACGACTGCGGCTGCAGAACGAACACAGAG GCTGTTGGCTCTTGAATACTTCAGTATTTACCCAGAGTCCCTGCGTGATGTCCTATGGAAGATGTCCAAGACAGCACAGCTAG